One window of Silurus meridionalis isolate SWU-2019-XX chromosome 9, ASM1480568v1, whole genome shotgun sequence genomic DNA carries:
- the cirbpb gene encoding cold inducible RNA binding protein b isoform X2, protein MSDEGKLFIGGLSYETTEHSLEEAFSKYGTIAKVDVIRDRETDRSRGFGFVTFENPDDAKDAMAAMNGKTVDGRTIRVDEAGKSGGRSGGFRGSGGRGFFRGGRGRGGGGYSGGERSYGGERSYSRGGGGGGSYGGGDRGYGGRDRSYGSGERSYGGGGGGGGYSNRSGGYSGGGGGGYRDNRNQGGYERSSFGSYRDSYDSYATQD, encoded by the exons ATGTCGGACGAAGGAAAACTCTTCATTGGTGGCCTCAGCTACGAGACCACAGAACATTCACTGGAGGAGGCGTTTTCCAAATATGGCACCATCGCCAAAG tcGACGTAATCAGAGATCGTGAGACCGACAGATCCCGAGGCTTCGGCTTCGTAACGTTTGAAAACCCAGATGACGCGAAGGACGCGATGGCTGCCATGAACGGCAAG ACTGTTGACGGCAGAACGATTCGTGTGGATGAAGCTGGTAAATCTGGTGGGAGATCTGGTGGCTTCAGAGGGTCTGGTGGAAGGGGATTTTTCAGAGGTGGAAGAGGAAGAG GAGGTGGTGGCTACAGTGGAGGAGAGCGAAGCTACGGTGGTGAAAGGAGTTACAGCCGTGGTGGTGGCGGTGGCGGCAGTTACGGTGGTGGCGATCGTGGTTACGGAGGCAGGGACAGGAGCTATGGCAGTGGTGAAAGGAGCTacggtggtggtggaggtggtggtggttaCTCCAACAGGAGCGGGGGCTACTccggtggtggaggaggaggatacAGAGACAACAG GAACCAGGGCGGTTACGAGCGTTCATCTTTCGGCAGCTACAGAGACAGCTATGACAGCTATG CTACACAAGATTAA
- the cirbpb gene encoding cold inducible RNA binding protein b isoform X3 encodes MSDEGKLFIGGLSYETTEHSLEEAFSKYGTIAKVDVIRDRETDRSRGFGFVTFENPDDAKDAMAAMNGKTVDGRTIRVDEAGKSGGRSGGFRGSGGRGFFRGGRGRGGGGYSGGERSYGGERSYSRGGGGGGSYGGGDRGYGGRDRSYGSGERSYGGGGGGGGYSNRSGGYSGGGGGGYRDNRNQGGYERSSFGSYRDSYDSYG; translated from the exons ATGTCGGACGAAGGAAAACTCTTCATTGGTGGCCTCAGCTACGAGACCACAGAACATTCACTGGAGGAGGCGTTTTCCAAATATGGCACCATCGCCAAAG tcGACGTAATCAGAGATCGTGAGACCGACAGATCCCGAGGCTTCGGCTTCGTAACGTTTGAAAACCCAGATGACGCGAAGGACGCGATGGCTGCCATGAACGGCAAG ACTGTTGACGGCAGAACGATTCGTGTGGATGAAGCTGGTAAATCTGGTGGGAGATCTGGTGGCTTCAGAGGGTCTGGTGGAAGGGGATTTTTCAGAGGTGGAAGAGGAAGAG GAGGTGGTGGCTACAGTGGAGGAGAGCGAAGCTACGGTGGTGAAAGGAGTTACAGCCGTGGTGGTGGCGGTGGCGGCAGTTACGGTGGTGGCGATCGTGGTTACGGAGGCAGGGACAGGAGCTATGGCAGTGGTGAAAGGAGCTacggtggtggtggaggtggtggtggttaCTCCAACAGGAGCGGGGGCTACTccggtggtggaggaggaggatacAGAGACAACAG GAACCAGGGCGGTTACGAGCGTTCATCTTTCGGCAGCTACAGAGACAGCTATGACAGCTATG GTTAA
- the cirbpb gene encoding cold inducible RNA binding protein b isoform X1 gives MSDEGKLFIGGLSYETTEHSLEEAFSKYGTIAKVDVIRDRETDRSRGFGFVTFENPDDAKDAMAAMNGKTVDGRTIRVDEAGKSGGRSGGFRGSGGRGFFRGGRGRGGGGYSGGERSYGGERSYSRGGGGGGSYGGGDRGYGGRDRSYGSGERSYGGGGGGGGYSNRSGGYSGGGGGGYRDNRNQGGYERSSFGSYRDSYDSYDEPFQNKPKINLPTVD, from the exons ATGTCGGACGAAGGAAAACTCTTCATTGGTGGCCTCAGCTACGAGACCACAGAACATTCACTGGAGGAGGCGTTTTCCAAATATGGCACCATCGCCAAAG tcGACGTAATCAGAGATCGTGAGACCGACAGATCCCGAGGCTTCGGCTTCGTAACGTTTGAAAACCCAGATGACGCGAAGGACGCGATGGCTGCCATGAACGGCAAG ACTGTTGACGGCAGAACGATTCGTGTGGATGAAGCTGGTAAATCTGGTGGGAGATCTGGTGGCTTCAGAGGGTCTGGTGGAAGGGGATTTTTCAGAGGTGGAAGAGGAAGAG GAGGTGGTGGCTACAGTGGAGGAGAGCGAAGCTACGGTGGTGAAAGGAGTTACAGCCGTGGTGGTGGCGGTGGCGGCAGTTACGGTGGTGGCGATCGTGGTTACGGAGGCAGGGACAGGAGCTATGGCAGTGGTGAAAGGAGCTacggtggtggtggaggtggtggtggttaCTCCAACAGGAGCGGGGGCTACTccggtggtggaggaggaggatacAGAGACAACAG GAACCAGGGCGGTTACGAGCGTTCATCTTTCGGCAGCTACAGAGACAGCTATGACAGCTATG ATGAACCTTTCCAAAACAAACCAAAGATCAATCTACCAACAGTGGACTAA